Proteins from a single region of Microbacterium sp. zg-Y818:
- a CDS encoding cysteine desulfurase family protein — protein MSVYLDHAATTPLRPEARDAWVAASATVGNPSSIHGGGQAARRVLEDARERIAAALHADPIEVVFTSGGTESVNLAIKGLWWARAAGAQAVVLPDGEHHATLDTVAWLNAHQGAEVRAVPLHPTGAIDTDAFAAALPGAALATALVANNEVGTVNDVVALAAASATAGVPLHLDAVGAFGHLDVDFALWRGDASGAAGLSTLSVSAHKVGGPVGIGALVVSRHVTPAALLHGGGQQRGLRSGTQDVAGAAAFAVAAELAVAERESEAARLGALRDRLVDGIRHVVPEAQLLGDPLRRLPGNAHLLFPGVAGETLLFLLDQQGIAVSTGSACQAGVPEPSHVVRALGRSDDEARSVLRVSLGRTTTAADVDALLAALPEAHTRAAAAGARARARS, from the coding sequence GTGAGCGTCTATCTCGACCATGCCGCCACCACGCCGCTGCGGCCCGAGGCACGCGATGCGTGGGTGGCCGCGAGTGCGACCGTCGGCAACCCCTCATCGATCCACGGCGGGGGCCAAGCGGCGCGACGCGTTCTCGAGGATGCCAGGGAGCGCATCGCCGCTGCGCTTCACGCCGACCCCATCGAGGTCGTGTTCACCTCGGGTGGCACCGAGTCGGTCAACCTGGCGATCAAGGGGCTGTGGTGGGCGCGGGCAGCAGGCGCGCAGGCCGTCGTGCTTCCCGACGGGGAGCACCACGCGACCCTCGACACGGTCGCCTGGCTGAACGCGCACCAGGGCGCGGAGGTGCGGGCCGTGCCCCTGCACCCGACGGGCGCGATCGACACCGATGCGTTCGCCGCTGCTCTCCCCGGCGCCGCGCTCGCCACGGCGCTCGTCGCCAACAACGAAGTGGGCACCGTCAACGACGTCGTCGCGCTCGCCGCCGCCTCAGCAACGGCGGGCGTACCGCTGCACCTGGATGCCGTCGGCGCGTTCGGGCATCTGGACGTCGACTTCGCGCTCTGGCGGGGCGATGCCTCGGGGGCCGCGGGGCTGTCGACCCTGAGTGTCTCCGCCCACAAGGTCGGCGGGCCGGTGGGAATCGGCGCCCTCGTGGTCTCGCGACACGTGACCCCCGCCGCTCTGCTGCACGGCGGAGGTCAGCAGCGCGGACTGCGCTCGGGCACGCAGGATGTCGCCGGTGCGGCAGCGTTCGCTGTGGCCGCCGAGCTCGCCGTCGCGGAACGAGAGAGCGAGGCCGCACGCCTCGGCGCACTCCGGGATCGCCTGGTGGACGGCATCCGCCACGTCGTCCCCGAGGCTCAGCTGCTGGGCGACCCGCTGCGCCGGCTGCCGGGGAATGCGCACCTGCTCTTCCCGGGGGTCGCGGGGGAGACCCTGCTGTTCCTGCTCGATCAACAGGGCATCGCCGTGTCGACAGGCTCCGCCTGCCAGGCCGGCGTGCCCGAGCCCTCCCACGTGGTGCGCGCACTCGGGCGTTCCGACGACGAGGCGCGCAGCGTGCTGCGCGTGAGTCTCGGCCGCACGACGACGGCCGCCGACGTCGACGCCCTGCTGGCGGCGCTGCCCGAGGCGCATACCCGAGCAGCGGCGGCAGGAGCCCGGGCGCGCGCCCGCTCGTAG